The following proteins come from a genomic window of Trifolium pratense cultivar HEN17-A07 linkage group LG4, ARS_RC_1.1, whole genome shotgun sequence:
- the LOC123881824 gene encoding cytochrome P450 CYP736A12-like isoform X1: MRPCYFIQTKPYICKLVNMSFASTIFAFLLFTFTFSYFSFKLLLHPKQKTTNQKKPPGPPTLPIIGNLHQLGTLPHRTLQSLSKKYGPIMSLQLGQVPAIVISSSKAAESFLKTHDINFASRPRIQGSELMSYGSKGIAFCEYGPYWRSVRKFCTLKLFSTSKVEMFGPIRKEELDVLVKSLEKASLVGEVVNVSEVVENLIEDIVYKMILGRSKYEQFDLKKLVQEGLILIGAFNLADYVPWLGVFDLQGLTRACKKVSKSLDELLELIITEHEQATNVHKNRHEDFVDILVSIMHQSIDHENEQNLVIDRTNVKAILLDMIVAAIDTSATSIEWILSELLRHPRVMKILQDEIQNEVGNKKMVEEKDLKKFNYLDMVIDETLRLYPVAPLLVPRECRERITIDDYFIKEKTRLIVNAWAIGRDPNVWSENAEEFYPERFIDKKMNYQGQEFESIPFGSGRRRCPGIQLGLITVKFVIAQLVHCFNWQLPYNISPSNLNMEEKFGLTIPRAQHLQAIPSYRLAVVKHE; this comes from the exons ATGAGACCTTGCTActtcatccaaaccaaaccatacATATGTAAACTTGTAAACATGTCTTTTGCATCAACAATATTTGCTTTCCTTCTCTTCACTTTCACTTTTTCATACTTTTCATTCAAACTCCTCTTACATCCGAAACAAAAAACTACAAACCAAAAGAAGCCACCTGGTCCACCAACACTGCCAATCATCGGAAACCTCCATCAATTAGGCACACTTCCACATAGAACACTTCAATCACTCTCCAAAAAATATGGTCCAATCATGTCCTTACAACTTGGTCAAGTTCCAGCTATTGTCATTTCATCTTCAAAAGCAGCAGAATCATTCCTCAAAACCCATGACATCAATTTTGCAAGCCGACCAAGGATTCAAGGATCTGAGCTCATGTCTTATGGTTCTAAGGGGATTGCTTTTTGTGAATATGGTCCTTATTGGCGCAGTGTAAGGAAATTTTGCACTTTGAAACTTTTTAGTACTTCGAAAGTTGAGATGTTTGGTCCTATTAGGAAGGAGGAGTTGGATGTTTTGGTTAAATCTTTGGAGAAAGCTTCTTTGGTGGGTGAGGTTGTGAATGTTAGTGAGGTTGTAGAGAATCTTATTGAAGATATTGTGTATAAGATGATATTGGGTCGGAGTAAGTATGAACAATTTGACTTGAAGAAGTTGGTTCAAGAAGGATTGATTTTGATTGGAGCTTTTAATTTGGCTGATTATGTTCCTTGGTTGGGTGTTTTTGATCTTCAG GGATTAACACGAGCTTGCAAGAAAGTCAGTAAATCACTTGATGAGTTGTTGGAATTGATAATAACAGAGCATGAACAAGCTACTAATGTACACAAAAATCGACATGAAGATTTCGTAGACATACTTGTTTCAATTATGCACCAAAGCATAGATCACGAAAACGAACAAAATCTTGTCATTGATCGAACGAACGTCAAGGCTATTTTGCTTGACATGATAGTTGCAGCAATTGATACATCTGCTACCTCGATTGAGTGGATTTTATCTGAACTTTTAAGACATCCAAGGGTGATGAAAATTCTTCAAGATGAAATACAAAATGAAGTAGGAAATAAGAAAATGGTTGAAGAAAAGGATTTGAAGAAGTTTAATTACTTAGATATGGTGATTGATGAAACGCTAAGACTATATCCAGTTGCACCCTTACTAGTCCCTCGTGAATGTAGAGAGCGTATAACAATTGatgattattttataaaagaaaagacACGACTTATAGTAAATGCATGGGCAATAGGAAGAGATCCTAATGTTTGGTCAGAAAATGCGGAAGAATTTTATCCTGAGAGATTTATTGACAAGAAAATGAATTATCAAGGACAAGAATTTGAATCTATACCATTTGGATCTGGTCGTAGACGTTGTCCTGGGATTCAATTGGGTTTAATTACTGTTAAGTTCGTAATAGCTCAATTGGTGCATTGCTTTAATTGGCAACTTCCATATAATATCAGTCCTTCCAATTTGAATATGGAAGAGAAATTTGGACTCACTATACCAAGAGCTCAACACTTGCAAGCAATACCAAGTTATCGTTTGGCTGTTGTCAAGCATGAATAA
- the LOC123881823 gene encoding cytochrome P450 CYP736A12-like: MSSTSIPILVFLLFTLTYLLFKHFLHPKPKTKPPGPPALPIIGNLHLLGTLPHRTLQSLSKKYGPIMSLQLGQVPAIVISSSKAAESFLKTHDINFASRPKIQGSELLSYGSKGMAFSEYSPYWRNVRKLCTVKLLSASKVEMFGPIRKEELDVLVKSLEKASLVGEVVNVSNVVENLIEDIMYKMILGRSKYEQFDLMKLVQEATILIGAFNLADYVPWLGALDIQGLTRSCKKTSKSLDEVLELIITEHEQTTNVHKTDHEDFVDILLSVTSEAINPENEQNLVIDRTNIKAILLDMIVAAVDTSSTVIEWTLSELLSHPRVMKILQDEIQNEVGNNRMVEEKDLKKFNYLDMVIDEALRLYPVAPLLVPRECRESITIDGYFIKEKTRVIVNAWAIGRDLNVWSENAEEFYPERFINKKMNYQGQDFESIPFGSGRRRCPGIQLGLVTVKLVIAQLVHSFNWELPYNTNLSDLNMEEKFGLSIPRAQHLHAIPSYRLSSAPGPQPLPIIGNLHLLGTLPHRTLQSLSKKYGPIMSLQLGQVPAIIISSSKAAESFLKTHDINFASRPKIKASELLSYGSKGVAFSEYSPYWRSVRKLCTLKLLSTSKVEMLGPIRKEELDVLVKSLEKSALVGEVVNVSEVVENLIEDITYKMMLGRSKYEKFDLKKLVRESTILVGAFNLADYVPWLGAFDIQGLTRSCKKTSKSLDEVLEVIIKEHEQRSNVDKTHHEDFVDILLMNQTIDPENENEQNHVIDRSNIKAILLDMIVAAVDTSATAIEWALSELLRHPRVMKKLQDEIQNEVGTKRMVEEKDLKKLNYLDMVIDETLRLYPVAPLLVPRECRESVTIDGYFIKKKTRVIVNAWAIGRDSNVWSENVEEFYPERFANKKMNYQGHDFESIPFGSGRRRCPAIQLGLVSINLVIAQLVHCFDWELPYNTNPSNLNMEEKFGLSIPRAQQLHAIPSYRLSSDVKHE, encoded by the exons ATGTCTTCTACATCAATACCAATACTTGTTTTCCTTCTCTTCACTTTAACATATCTTTTATTCAAACACTTCTTACAtccaaaaccaaaaacaaagcCACCAGGTCCACCGGCGCTACCAATAATCGGAAACCTCCACCTATTAGGTACCCTTCCACATAGAACACTTCAATCACTCTCCAAGAAATATGGTCCAATTATGTCCTTACAATTGGGTCAAGTCCCAGCTATTGTCATTTCATCTTCAAAAGCAGCAGAATCATTCCTCAAAACTCACGACATCAATTTCGCAAGCCGACCAAAAATTCAAGGATCTGAACTCTTATCATATGGCTCTAAAGGGATGGCTTTTTCTGAGTATAGTCCTTATTGGCGGAATGTGAGAAAACTTTGCACCGTAAAACTTCTTAGTGCTTCAAAAGTTGAGATGTTTGGTCCAATTAGGAAGGAGGAGTTGGATGTTTTGGTTAAATCTTTGGAGAAAGCTTCTTTGGTGGGTGAGGTTGTGAATGTTAGTAATGTTGTAGAGAATCTTATTGAAGATATTATGTATAAGATGATATTGGGTAGGAGTAAGTATGAACAATTTGACTTGATGAAGTTGGTTCAAGAAGCAACGATTTTGATTGGAGCTTTTAATCTTGCTGATTATGTTCCTTGGCTAGGTGCATTAGATATTCAG GGGTTAACACGGTCGTGCAAGAAAACGAGTAAATCACTTGATGAGGTGTTGGAATTGATAATAACAGAGCATGAACAAACTACTAATGTACACAAAACTGATCATGAAGACTTCGTCGACATACTTCTTTCGGTTACGAGTGAAGCCATCAATCCAGAAAATGAACAAAATCTTGTTATTGATCGAACTAACATTAAGGCAATTTTACTAGACATGATTGTGGCAGCAGTTGATACATCCTCTACCGTGATTGAATGGACTTTATCTGAACTTCTAAGCCATCCAAGAGTAATGAAAATTCTTCAAGATGAAATACAAAATGAAGTAGGGAATAATAGAATGGTTGAAGAGAAGGATTTGAAGAAGTTTAATTACTTAGATATGGTGATTGATGAAGCGTTAAGACTATATCCTGTTGCACCTTTATTAGTCCCTCGTGAATGTAGAGAGAGTATTACAATTGATGGTTATTTTATTAAGGAAAAGACACGAGTTATAGTAAATGCATGGGCTATAGGGAGAGATTTGAATGTTTGGTCGGAAAATGCCGAAGAATTTTATCCAGAAAGATTTATTAACAAGAAAATGAATTATCAAGGACAAGATTTTGAATCTATACCATTTGGTTCTGGTCGTAGACGTTGTCCTGGAATTCAATTGGGTTTAGTTACAGTTAAATTGGTTATAGCTCAATTGGTACATTCTTTTAATTGGGAACTTCCCTATAATACCAACCTGTCTGATTTGAACATGGAGGAGAAATTTGGACTCTCTATACCAAGAGCTCAACACTTGCATGCAATTCCGAGTTATCGTTTGTCAAGTG cACCAGGTCCCCAACCATTACCAATAATTGGAAACCTCCATCTATTAGGCACACTTCCACATAGAACACTTCAATCACTCTCCAAAAAATATGGTCCAATCATGTCCTTACAACTTGGTCAAGTTCCAGCTATTATCATTTCATCTTCAAAAGCAGCTGAATCATTCCTCAAAACTCATGACATCAATTTTGCAAGCCGACCAAAGATTAAAGCATCTGAACTCTTGTCTTATGGATCCAAAGGGGTGGCTTTTTCTGAGTATAGTCCTTATTGGCGTAGTGTGAGAAAACTTTGCACTTTGAAACTTCTTAGTACTTCAAAAGTTGAGATGCTTGGTCCTATTAGGAAGGAGGAGTTGGATGTTTTGGTTAAATCTTTGGAGAAATCTGCTTTGGTGGGTGAGGTTGTGAATGTTAGTGAGGTTGTAGAGAATCTTATTGAAGATATTACGTATAAGATGATGTTGGGTAGGAGCAAGTATGAAAAATTTGACTTAAAGAAGTTGGTTCGAGAATCAACAATTTTGGTTGGAGCTTTTAATCTTGCTGATTATGTTCCTTGGCTAGGTGCATTTGATATTCAG GGGTTAACACGATCGTGCAAGAAAACGAGTAAATCACTTGATGAGGTTCTGGAAGTAATAATAAAAGAGCATGAACAAAGATCTAATGTAGATAAAACTCATCATGAAGACTTCGTCGACATACTTCTTATGAACCAAACCATCGATccagaaaatgaaaatgaacaaAATCATGTTATTGATCGAAGTAACATTAAGGCAATATTACTAGACATGATTGTGGCAGCAGTTGATACATCTGCTACCGCAATTGAATGGGCCTTATCCGAACTTCTAAGGCATCCAAGAGTGATGAAAAAACTTCAAGATGAGATACAAAATGAAGTTGGAACTAAAAGAATGGTTGAAGAAAAGGATTTGAAGAAGTTGAATTACTTAGATATGGTGATTGATGAAACATTAAGACTATATCCTGTTGCACCCTTACTAGTTCCTCGTGAATGTAGAGAGAGCGTAACAATTGATGgttattttataaagaaaaagacACGAGTTATAGTAAATGCATGGGCTATTGGGAGAGATTCGAATGTTTGGTCAGAAAACGTTGAAGAATTTTATCCAGAGCGATTTGCTAACAAGAAAATGAATTATCAAGGACACGATTTTGAATCTATACCATTTGGTTCTGGTCGAAGACGTTGTCCTGCAATTCAATTGGGTTTAGTTAGTATTAATTTGGTTATAGCTCAATTGGTGCATTGTTTTGATTGGGAACTTCCCTATAATACCAATCCTTCCAATTTAAATATGGAGGAGAAATTTGGACTCTCTATACCAAGAGCTCAACAATTGCATGCAATTCCGAGTTATCGTTTGTCAAGTGATGTCAAGCATGAATGA
- the LOC123881824 gene encoding cytochrome P450 CYP736A12-like isoform X2: MRPCYFIQTKPYICKLVNMSFASTIFAFLLFTFTFSYFSFKLLLHPKQKTTNQKKPPGPPTLPIIGNLHQLGTLPHRTLQSLSKKYGPIMSLQLGQVPAIVISSSKAAESFLKTHDINFASRPRIQGSELMSYGSKGIAFCEYGPYWRSVRKFCTLKLFSTSKVEMFGPIRKEELDVLVKSLEKASLVGEVVNVSEVVENLIEDIVYKMILGRSKYEQFDLKKLVQEGLILIGAFNLADYVPWLGVFDLQGLTRACKKVSKSLDELLELIITEHEQATNVHKNRHEDFVDILVSIMHQSIDHENEQNLVIDRTNVKAILLDMIVAAIDTSATSIEWILSELLRHPRVMKILQDEIQNEVGNKKMVEEKDLKKFNYLDMVIDETLRLYPVAPLLVPRECRERITIDDYFIKEKTRLIVNAWAIGRDPNVWSENAEEFYPERFIDKKMNYQGQEFESIPFGSGRRRCPGIQLGLITVKFVIAQLVHCFNWQLPYNISPSNLNMEEKFGLTIPRAQHLHATPRYRLADPKQE; encoded by the exons ATGAGACCTTGCTActtcatccaaaccaaaccatacATATGTAAACTTGTAAACATGTCTTTTGCATCAACAATATTTGCTTTCCTTCTCTTCACTTTCACTTTTTCATACTTTTCATTCAAACTCCTCTTACATCCGAAACAAAAAACTACAAACCAAAAGAAGCCACCTGGTCCACCAACACTGCCAATCATCGGAAACCTCCATCAATTAGGCACACTTCCACATAGAACACTTCAATCACTCTCCAAAAAATATGGTCCAATCATGTCCTTACAACTTGGTCAAGTTCCAGCTATTGTCATTTCATCTTCAAAAGCAGCAGAATCATTCCTCAAAACCCATGACATCAATTTTGCAAGCCGACCAAGGATTCAAGGATCTGAGCTCATGTCTTATGGTTCTAAGGGGATTGCTTTTTGTGAATATGGTCCTTATTGGCGCAGTGTAAGGAAATTTTGCACTTTGAAACTTTTTAGTACTTCGAAAGTTGAGATGTTTGGTCCTATTAGGAAGGAGGAGTTGGATGTTTTGGTTAAATCTTTGGAGAAAGCTTCTTTGGTGGGTGAGGTTGTGAATGTTAGTGAGGTTGTAGAGAATCTTATTGAAGATATTGTGTATAAGATGATATTGGGTCGGAGTAAGTATGAACAATTTGACTTGAAGAAGTTGGTTCAAGAAGGATTGATTTTGATTGGAGCTTTTAATTTGGCTGATTATGTTCCTTGGTTGGGTGTTTTTGATCTTCAG GGATTAACACGAGCTTGCAAGAAAGTCAGTAAATCACTTGATGAGTTGTTGGAATTGATAATAACAGAGCATGAACAAGCTACTAATGTACACAAAAATCGACATGAAGATTTCGTAGACATACTTGTTTCAATTATGCACCAAAGCATAGATCACGAAAACGAACAAAATCTTGTCATTGATCGAACGAACGTCAAGGCTATTTTGCTTGACATGATAGTTGCAGCAATTGATACATCTGCTACCTCGATTGAGTGGATTTTATCTGAACTTTTAAGACATCCAAGGGTGATGAAAATTCTTCAAGATGAAATACAAAATGAAGTAGGAAATAAGAAAATGGTTGAAGAAAAGGATTTGAAGAAGTTTAATTACTTAGATATGGTGATTGATGAAACGCTAAGACTATATCCAGTTGCACCCTTACTAGTCCCTCGTGAATGTAGAGAGCGTATAACAATTGatgattattttataaaagaaaagacACGACTTATAGTAAATGCATGGGCAATAGGAAGAGATCCTAATGTTTGGTCAGAAAATGCGGAAGAATTTTATCCTGAGAGATTTATTGACAAGAAAATGAATTATCAAGGACAAGAATTTGAATCTATACCATTTGGATCTGGTCGTAGACGTTGTCCTGGGATTCAATTGGGTTTAATTACTGTTAAGTTCGTAATAGCTCAATTGGTGCATTGCTTTAATTGGCAACTTCCATATAATATCAGTCCTTCCAATTTGAATATGGAAGAGAAATTTGGACTCACTATACCAAGAGCTCAACACTTGCA TGCAACACCAAGGTATCGTTTGGCTGACCCCAAGCAAGAATAG